The Brassica oleracea var. oleracea cultivar TO1000 chromosome C6, BOL, whole genome shotgun sequence genome includes a region encoding these proteins:
- the LOC106300061 gene encoding ubiquitin-conjugating enzyme E2 20, which yields MAAVNGYQGNTPAADPPASNGSKQSAPPTKTVDSQSVLKRLQSELMGLMMGGDPGISAFPEEDNIFCWKGTITGSKDTVFEGTEYRLSLSFSNDYPFKPPKIKFQTTCFHPNVDLYGNICLDILQDKWSSAYDVRTILLSIQSLLGEPNISSPLNTQAAQLWSNQEEYRKMVEKLYKPPSA from the exons ATGGCTGCCGTTAATGGGTACCAAGGGAATACTCCTGCCGCAGATCCTCCGGCGTCAAACGGATCAAAGCAATCTGCGCCTCCGACTAAGACTGTTGACAGCCAATCTGTTCTCAAAAG GCTGCAATCTGAACTCATGGGATTGATG ATGGGTGGTGACCCGGGAATCTCTGCTTTCCCAGAGGAAGACAACATCTTCTGTTGGAAAGGGACGATAACTGGAAGCAAAGACACTGTCTTTGAAGGAACTGAGTACAGGCTCTCCCTCTCCTTCTCCAATGACTATCCTTTCAAACCTCCAAAGATCAAGTTCCAGACTACTTGCTTCCACCCCAATGTTGATCTCTATGGCAATATCTGCTTGGACATTCTTCAG GATAAATGGTCATCTGCTTATGATGTGAGGACGATACTACTATCGATTCAGAGCCTTCTGGGAG AACCGAACATCAGCTCACCATTGAACACTCAAGCTGCTCAGCTCTGGAGCAACCAAGAAG AGTATAGGAAGATGGTTGAGAAGCTCTACAAGCCTCCCAGTGCATGA
- the LOC106296234 gene encoding hexokinase-3: MGKVAVAFAAAAVVAACSVAAVMVRRRVKSRRKWRSVVEILKELEEGCDTPVGRLRQVVDAMAVEMHAGLASEGGSKLKMLLTFVHELPKGTEKGTYYALHLGGTYFRILRVHLGGERSYLDVQDVERHPIPSHLMNSTSEVLFNFLAFSLERFIEKEGDGSSSQGVKRELAFTFSFPVKHSSISSGVLIKWTKGFEISEMVGRDIAECLQVALNTRGLDMHVAALVNDTVGALSLGYYHDPDTVVAVVFGTGSNACYLERTDAIIKSQGLLTTSGSMVVNMEWGNFWSSHLPRTSYDIDLDAESSNSNDMGFEKMIAGMYLGDIVRRVILRMSQESDIFGPSSSLLSEPYVLRTNLVSAMHEDDTPELQEVARILKDLGVSEVPLKVRKLVVKVCDVVTRRVGRLAAAGIAGILKKIGRDGSGGITSGRSRSENQMQRRTVVAVEGGLYMNYTMFREYMEEALVEILGEEVSQYVVVKAMEDGSSIGSALLVASSQ, translated from the exons ATGGGGAAGGTCGCGGTTGCGTTTGCGGCGGCTGCGGTTGTTGCCGCTTGTTCCGTGGCGGCGGTGATGGTGAGGAGGAGAGTGAAGAGTCGGAGGAAGTGGAGGAGTGTGGTGGAGATTTTGAAGGAGTTGGAGGAGGGTTGTGATACTCCGGTGGGGAGGTTGAGGCAAGTGGTGGATGCTATGGCCGTGGAGATGCACGCTGGATTGGCTTCCGAAGGTGGCTCCAAGCTTAAAATGCTCCTCACCTTCGTCCATGAGTTGCCCAAAGG GACGGAGAAAGGAACTTATTATGCACTTCACCTTGGAGGCACTTATTTTAGGATTTTAAGGGTCCATCTGGGTGGCGAAAGGTCGTATCTAGATGTTCAAGATGTTGAACGACATCCCATACCTTCACATTTGATGAATAGCACCAGCGAG GTTCTTTTTAACTTTCTCGCCTTTTCCTTGGAAAGATTCATCGAAAAAGAAGGAGACGGGTCTAGTTCACAAGGTGTTAAAAGGGAACTTGCATTTACGTTTTCGTTCCCTGTCAAGCATAGTTCTATATCTTCAGGAGTTCTAATCAAATGGACCAAAGGTTTTGAGATTAGTGAAATG GTTGGGAGAGACATAGCTGAATGTCTACAAGTAGCGCTGAACACAAGAGGCCTTGATATGCATGTTGCAGCTCTT GTGAATGATACTGTCGGAGCCTTGTCACTTGGATACTATCATGACCCAGATACAGTTGTTGCGGTTGTATTTGGAACAGGTAGTAATGCATGTTACTTGGAACGAACTGATGCCATAATCAAGTCTCAGGGTCTGCTTACAACTTCTGGAAGCATG GTAGTTAATATGGAATGGGGAAATTTTTGGTCCTCACACCTGCCAAGGACTTCATATGACATTGACTTGGATGCAGAGAGTTCAAATTCAAATGATATG GGATTTGAGAAGATGATAGCAGGAATGTATCTGGGAGACATTGTTCGAAGAGTTATTCTTCGCATGTCACAAGAATCTGATATCTTTGGACCTTCCTCTTCTTTGTTATCTGAGCCTTACGTTCTAAG AACAAATCTAGTCTCAGCCATGCATGAAGATGACACACCTGAGTTGCAGGAAGTAGCAAGAATCTTGAAAGACTTGGGG GTGTCAGAAGTACCATTGAAGGTGAGAAAACTAGTGGTGAAAGTATGCGACGTGGTGACACGAAGAGTGGGGAGGCTAGCAGCAGCGGGGATAGCAGGGATCTTGAAGAAGATAGGCAGAGATGGAAGCGGAGGAATCACAAGCGGGAGAAGCAGAAGCGAGAACCAAATGCAGAGAAGAACAGTGGTTGCAGTAGAAGGAGGTTTGTACATGAACTACACCATGTTTAGAGAATACATGGAAGAAGCTCTGGTCGAGATTTTAGGAGAAGAAGTGAGTCAGTACGTGGTCGTTAAAGCCATGGAAGATGGTTCTAGCATTGGCTCTGCTCTTCTCGTTGCTTCTTCACAGTGA
- the LOC106296961 gene encoding uncharacterized protein LOC106296961 gives MMARVLPLHHPYRGTTVRASSSNETKYDGVVPEVKLADPTRNYRVLVLGGTGRVGGSTAVALSKLCPKLKIVVAGRNREKGEAMVAKLGENSEFCQVDINDANMLQTSLRDVDLVVHAAGPFQQAPKCTVLEAAIKTKTAYIDVCDDTSYAFRAKALQAEALAANVPAITTAGIYPGVSNVMAAEMVAAARSEDKGKPEKLRFSYYTAGTGGAGPTILATSFLLLGEEVTAYKQGEKVKLKPYSGMINVDFGKGIRKRDVYLLNLPEVRSTHEVLGVPTVSARFGTSPFFWNWGMEIMTKLLPPEVLRDRAKVQQMVDLFDPVVRATDSFSGERVSMRVDLECSDGRVAVGLYSHKKLSVAVGVSTAAFVVAMLEGSTQPGVWFPEEPQGIAVEAREALLRRASQGTFNFILNKPPWMVETVPKEVILGIYV, from the exons ATGATGGCGCGAGTTCTGCCCCTTCATCATCCGTACAGAGGGACGACGGTACGAGCATCTTCGTCAAACGAAACGAAATACGACGGCGTCGTTCCGGAGGTCAAGCTCGCGGATCCTACCAGGAACTACCGGGTCTTGGTGCTGGGCGGAACGGGTCGGGTCGGCGGGTCTACGGCTGTTGCTCTCTCTAAGCTCTGTCCCAAGCTTAAGATCGTCGTCGCTGGGAGGAACAGAGAGAAAGGTGAAGCAATGGTGGCTAAGCTGGGAGAGAACTCTGAGTTTTGTCAAGTGGATATCAATGACGCTAACATGCTTCAGACAAGTTTAAGAG ACGTTGATCTTGTAGTCCATGCCGCTGGACCTTTCCAGCAAGCTCCTAAGTGTACTGTTCTTGAAGCTGCCATAAAGACCAAG ACTGCTTATATAGATGTTTGTGATGACACAAGCTACGCTTTCCGCGCAAAAGCTCTTCAGGCAGAGGCCCTTGCTGCCAATGTCCCGGCGATTACAACAGCTGGAATATATCCAGGAGTTAGCAATG TGATGGCGGCAGAAATGGTCGCTGCAGCAAGAAGTGAAGACAAAGGGAAGCCAGAGAAATTGAG ATTCTCCTATTATACAGCAGGAACTGGTGGTGCAGGTCCTACAATATTAGCAACGAGTTTTCTACTTCTTGGTGAGGAAGTTACCGCATATAAACAAG GAGAGAAGGTGAAACTAAAACCCTACAGTGGAATGATAAACGTTGATTTTGGAAAAGGCATACGCAAAAGAGACGTTTATCTTTT GAATCTGCCAGAAGTAAGGTCAACTCATGAAGTTCTAGGAGTGCCAACTGTCAGTGCTCGATTCGGCACCTCTCCTTTCTTCTGGAACTGGGGAATGGAGATTATGACAAAGCTCTTGCCACCG GAGGTCCTTAGAGACAGAGCCAAAGTCCAACAAATGGTAGACCTGTTCGACCCTGTCGTTAGAGCCACGGATAGCTTTTCTGGAGAGCGTGTCTCCATGAGG GTTGATTTGGAGTGCTCGGATGGACGAGTCGCAGTTGGGTTGTATAGTCATAAAAAACTATCCGT AGCCGTTGGGGTTTCAACTGCGGCTTTTGTTGTAGCAATGCTTGAAGGAAGTACACAACCAGGGGTTTGGTTTCCAGAAGAG CCTCAAGGGATCGCAGTAGAGGCAAGGGAAGCTCTTCTTAGACGTGCGTCACAAGGAACGTTCAATTTCATACTAAACAA GCCACCCTGGATGGTTGAAACTGTCCCCAAGGAGGTTATTTTAGGAATATACGTATGA
- the LOC106296529 gene encoding scarecrow-like protein 3, producing MVVAMLQEDNGTSSVASSPLQVFSTMSLTRPALLSSPSSPFKDLKPEERGLYLIHLLLTCANHVASGSLQNANAALEQLSLLSSPDGDTMQRVAAYFTEALANRILKSWPGLYKALNATQRKTNNVSEEVHVRRLFFDMFPILKVSYLLTNRAILEAMEGEKMVHVIDLDASEPAQWLALIQDFNSRPEGPPHLRITGVHHHKEVLDQMAHILTEEAEKLDIPFQFNPVVSSLESLNIDQLGVKTGEALAVSSVLQLHNFLASDEDILRKNGYSLSGDSASSLPLPNSGRISRFLNAMWSLSPKIMVVTEQDSDHNGSTLMERLLESLYTYAALFDCLEAKVPRTCQDRSKVEKMFFGEEIKNIIACEGSERRERHEKLEKWSQRIDLAGFGNVPLSYFAMLQGRRLLQGYGFDGYMIKEESGCAVICWQDRPLYSVSAWRCRK from the coding sequence ATGGTTGTGGCTATGCTTCAAGAAGACAATGGAACATCCTCTGTAGCTTCATCACCACTCCAAGTCTTCTCAACCATGTCTCTCACAAGACCAGCTCTCCTCTCTTCTCCCTCATCACCCTTCAAAGACCTCAAACCAGAGGAGCGCGGTCTCTACTTGATCCACCTCCTGCTAACCTGCGCCAACCACGTGGCCTCAGGCAGCCTCCAAAACGCAAACGCAGCGCTCGAGCAGCTCTCTCTCCTCTCTTCCCCTGACGGCGACACGATGCAGCGAGTCGCAGCTTACTTCACCGAAGCGCTAGCTAACAGGATCCTCAAGTCTTGGCCTGGTCTCTACAAGGCTCTTAACGCAACTCAGAGAAAGACCAACAACGTCTCCGAGGAGGTTCACGTCAGGAGATTGTTCTTTGATATGTTTCCTATCCTCAAAGTGTCTTACCTGCTCACTAACCGAGCTATACTCGAGGCTATGGAAGGAGAGAAGATGGTTCACGTGATTGATCTCGATGCTTCTGAGCCTGCTCAGTGGCTTGCTTTGATTCAAGATTTTAACTCTAGGCCTGAAGGTCCACCGCATTTGAGAATCACTGGTGTCCATCACCACAAAGAAGTGCTTGATCAAATGGCTCATATACTCACTGAAGAGGCCGAGAAACTCGACATCCCGTTTCAGTTTAATCCCGTTGTGAGTAGTTTAGAGTCTTTGAACATAGACCAGTTGGGCGTTAAGACAGGAGAGGCCTTGGCCGTCAGCTCGGTTCTTCAATTGCATAACTTCTTGGCCTCTGATGAAGATATCTTGAGAAAGAATGGATACAGCCTGAGCGGCGACTCGGCTTCATCTTTGCCTCTACCTAACTCAGGAAGGATCAGTAGATTCCTCAATGCAATGTGGAGTTTGTCTCCAAAGATCATGGTGGTCACTGAGCAAGACTCAGACCACAACGGGTCTACACTGATGGAGAGACTATTAGAATCACTCTACACCTATGCAGCATTGTTTGATTGCTTGGAAGCAAAAGTTCCAAGGACTTGTCAAGATAGGAGCAAAGTGGAGAAGATGTTTTTCGGGGAAGAGATCAAGAACATCATAGCGTGCGAGGGATCTGAGAGAAGGGAAAGACATGAGAAGCTAGAGAAGTGGAGCCAGAGGATTGATTTGGCTGGTTTTGGGAATGTTCCTCTGAGCTATTTTGCCATGTTGCAGGGTAGGAGGTTGCTTCAAGGGTATGGTTTTGATGGGTATATGATCAAAGAAGAGAGTGGGTGTGCTGTGATTTGCTGGCAAGATAGACCTCTATACTCGGTATCAGCTTGGAGATGCAGGAAATGA
- the LOC106300060 gene encoding formate--tetrahydrofolate ligase produces the protein MSSSRKLQVVSPVPADIDIANSVEPLHIAEIAKDLNLSPLHYDLYGKYKAKVLLSAFDELKDREDGYYVVVGGITPTPLGEGKSTTTVGLCQALGAYLDKKVVTCLRQPSQGPTFGIKGGAAGGGYSQVIPMDEFNLHLTGDIHAITASNNLLAAAIDTRIFHEASQSDKALFNRLCPVNKEGKRSFSDIMFRRLTKLGISKTIPEELTPEEVKKFARLDIDPDSITWRRVMDVNDRFLRKITVGQGPEEKGMTRETGFDISVASEIMAVLALTTSLGDMRERLGKMVIGNSKAGEPITADDLGVGGALTVLMKDAIHPTLMQTLEGTPVLVHAGPFANIAHGNSSIVADKIALKLVGPGGFVVTEAGFGSDIGTEKFMNIKCRYSGLTPQCAIVVATVRALKMHGGGPDVVAGRPLDRAYVSENVSLVEAGCVNLAKHIANTKAYGVNVVVAVNMFSTDSEAELNAVRKFSMDAGAFDAVICSHHAHGGKGAVDLGIAVEKACQNITQPLRFLYPLEISIKDKIEAIAKSYGASGVEYSDQAEKQIEMYTQQGFSNLPICMSKTQYSFSHDASKKGAPTGFVLPIRDVRGSIGAGFIYPLVGTMSTMPGLPTRPCFYEIDIDTVTGKVRGLS, from the exons ATGAGCTCCTCAAGAAAGCTTCAGGTCGTTTCACCAGTTCCCGCCGACATCGACATAGCCAACTCCGTTGAGCCTTTACACATCGCCGAGATTGCTAAAGATCTCAATCTCAGCCCTCTTCACTACGATCTCTATGGCAAGTACAAAGCAAAG GTTCTGTTGTCTGCGTTTGATGAGCTTAAAGATCGAGAGGACGGCTACTATGTAGTTGTTGGAGGGATCACTCCAACTCCTCTTGGAGAAGGCAAGTCCACCACCACTGTAGGTCTTTGCCAAGCCTTAGGCGCTTACCTTGACAAGAAG GTTGTTACTTGTCTTCGCCAACCCTCACAAGGACCCACCTTTGGAATCAAAGGAGGTGCAGCTGGTGGCGGGTACAGTCAGGTGATTCCCATGGACGAGTTCAATCTCCACCTCACTGGAGACATCCACGCCATCACTGCTTCCAACAATCTCTTAGCTGCTGCCATCGACACTCGGATCTTCCACGAGGCGTCTCAGTCAGACAAGGCTCTTTTCAACAGGCTGTGTCCTGTTAACAAAGAAGGGAAGCGCAGCTTCAGTGACATTATGTTTAGGCGTTTGACTAAGCTCGGGATCTCCAAGACGATCCCCGAGGAGCTTACCCCCGAGGAGGTTAAAAAGTTTGCGAGGCTTGATATTGATCCTGATTCTATTACTTGGAGGAGAGTGATGGATGTGAATGACCGGTTCTTGAGGAAGATTACTGTTGGTCAAGGACCCGAGGAGAAAGGGATGACTAGAGAGACAGGGTTTGACATCTCCGTGGCTAGTGAGATCATGGCTGTGTTGGCTTTGACGACCTCTCTTGGTGACATGAGAGAGAGGCTTGGGAAAATGGTGATCGGTAACAGCAAGGCCGGGGAGCCGATAACAGCTGATGACCTTGGTGTTGGAGGAGCCTTGACTGTTCTGATGAAAGACGCTATTCACCCAACACTGATGCAGACGCTTGAAGGAACACCTGTCTTGGTTCACGCTGGTCCTTTTGCCAACATAGCTCATGGAAACTCGTCTATTGTTGCGGATAAAATCGCGTTGAAGCTGGTGGGGCCTGGCGGGTTCGTGGTGACCGAAGCTGGGTTTGGTTCTGACATTGGGACGGAGAAGTTCATGAACATCAAGTGCCGTTACAGCGGGCTGACGCCTCAGTGTGCGATCGTTGTGGCGACCGTTAGGGCCTTGAAGATGCATGGTGGTGGGCCTGATGTTGTCGCCGGGAGGCCTCTTGACCGGGCCTACGTGAGCGAGAATGTCTCCTTGGTTGAAGCTGGATGTGTGAATCTAGCGAAGCATATTGCAAACACGAAGGCGTACGGTGTGAATGTGGTTGTTGCTGTGAATATGTTCTCGACGGATAGTGAAGCAGAGCTGAATGCTGTAAGGAAGTTTTCGATGGATGCTGGTGCTTTTGATGCTGTGATTTGTTCCCACCATGCTCATGGTGGTAAAGGAGCG GTGGATCTTGGTATTGCTGTTGAAAAAGCTTGCCAAAACATTACTCAGCCACTTCGGTTTCTCTACCCATTGGAGATCAGCATCAAAGACAAGATTGAGGCCATAGCCAAGTCGTATGGAGCCAGTGGTGTTGAATACTCAGACCAG GCTGAGAAACAGATTGAGATGTACACTCAGCAAGGTTTCTCCAACCTTCCTATATGCATGTCTAAGACGCAATACTCATTCTCACACGATGCATCGAAGAAAGGAGCACCTACTGGGTTTGTGTTGCCGATAAGGGATGTAAGAGGAAGCATTGGTGCTGGGTTCATATACCCATTGGTTGGTACAATGAGTACAATGCCTGGACTTCCGACAAGACCTTGCTTCTATGAGATTGACATTGACACTGTCACTGGAAAAGTTCGTGGCCTTTCTTGA